The Niastella koreensis GR20-10 genome includes a window with the following:
- a CDS encoding SusC/RagA family TonB-linked outer membrane protein, which translates to MRLLCQSLPKGAGIHLLLLLLISPLCMLAQNSQMTGTVRDSSGHPMAGVTVSVKGKNMITSTKSNGAFAIPAQKGDVLVFSGVSLDNQEISLSGTEPVNVTMHSAATVMTDIVVVGYGKSSRKALTSAITTVKPEDLNRGAIADVGQLLQGKVPGLNVTASGDPNRPAAVIVRGASTINSPGGPFYVVDGVPGVDISVIAPADIASMDILKDAAATAIYGNRAANGVIIVTTRRGKRGQPQVSYSGFVGLEKVSSRLKVMNAGQLRDFLSKNNLAFTPLDDKGANTDWQKEIQRNEAVSTSHNIYLGGGGDHGTYSASLNYFSKPGILKNSNLQRIIARLSVEQFLLNDKLKLGLNVTNSNNNADDIPYRNTVLLQSATYLPVSPVKNPDGTYFENFTKTGYYNPVAMMNHSQQNNKYNNLLANLTAQAKLPFGLTYDLNVAYINNSNLYGSYLDKYFTSNYNGMYDNPDPTTYGHGLQAFGTNGQATRQAYSNSSKILETYFTWDKVIGKHSVNAVLGYSWQENVNGDGFQVTTYNFPVDNIGYQNLALSNPYAYSTRIGLGADGIYQKIRLISDFARLKYNYNDKYFLQASLRRDGSSVFGANHQWGYFPSVAAAWRISEENFMKSQDLFSDLKLRASYGVTGNAFGFGAYTAQFIMGPQGTYYYNGAQAAAYGPIAAANPDLKWEQIATSNIGVDFTLLKGKLGGSIDVYKKRTTDMIYKYNVDPILVPVGSIVANGGIMDNKGIELALSGTIVSNSKFTWTSNLNLAHNDNKIVSLKSPLFPGGDSLAVGFPEGGGQSGASLQLLKEGHPLGQFYSLDYQGKNAAGISQYLAQDGKTLTTNPLRGTDYHYLGNAQPKLLLGWTNNFKYQDFDLNIAFRGVFGNKIFNATRADLFRPSTAQYTNILVDAAGESTADINAYKYSSRFIESGSYVRLDNATLGYNMKHLGPYIKSLRLYLTGNNLFVITKFKGVDPEVNQGGIAPGIDYNNFYPKTRTLLFGANISF; encoded by the coding sequence TTAGTGGTGTATCACTCGACAACCAGGAAATTTCTTTATCAGGTACAGAACCGGTTAATGTAACTATGCACAGCGCTGCAACGGTTATGACCGACATTGTAGTGGTTGGTTATGGTAAATCTTCGCGAAAAGCGTTAACCAGCGCCATTACCACTGTTAAACCCGAAGATCTGAACAGAGGCGCCATTGCCGATGTTGGGCAGTTATTGCAAGGTAAAGTGCCGGGCCTGAACGTCACCGCCAGTGGTGATCCCAACAGACCGGCTGCCGTGATTGTACGTGGTGCATCAACCATCAATAGTCCTGGCGGCCCCTTCTATGTAGTAGACGGCGTTCCCGGTGTTGATATCTCGGTTATTGCGCCTGCCGATATCGCTTCCATGGACATTTTGAAAGATGCCGCTGCAACAGCCATTTATGGTAACCGTGCTGCCAACGGCGTTATTATTGTTACAACCAGAAGAGGTAAAAGAGGACAGCCCCAGGTTTCTTACAGTGGGTTTGTAGGCCTTGAAAAAGTGTCCAGCAGGCTCAAAGTGATGAATGCCGGCCAACTGAGAGATTTCCTGTCAAAGAACAACCTGGCCTTTACACCGCTTGATGACAAAGGCGCCAATACCGACTGGCAAAAAGAAATACAGCGCAATGAAGCCGTATCAACAAGCCACAACATTTACCTCGGTGGCGGTGGCGATCATGGTACCTACAGCGCCAGTTTGAACTATTTCAGCAAGCCGGGGATCTTAAAGAACAGTAATCTGCAACGTATCATTGCCCGCCTGTCTGTTGAACAATTCTTACTGAACGATAAATTGAAATTGGGGCTTAACGTTACCAATTCGAATAATAATGCAGATGATATCCCTTACAGGAATACGGTACTGCTGCAATCAGCTACCTATCTGCCTGTGTCGCCTGTAAAGAACCCCGATGGTACTTATTTCGAGAACTTTACCAAAACAGGTTATTACAACCCGGTGGCCATGATGAACCATAGCCAGCAGAACAATAAATACAACAACCTGTTGGCCAATTTGACTGCTCAGGCAAAACTGCCCTTTGGCCTTACTTACGACCTGAACGTGGCGTACATCAACAACTCGAATTTATACGGTTCTTACCTCGATAAATATTTCACGAGCAATTATAATGGCATGTATGACAATCCTGACCCCACAACCTATGGTCATGGATTGCAGGCGTTCGGTACAAACGGACAGGCTACCCGCCAGGCTTACAGCAATTCGAGCAAGATCCTGGAAACATACTTTACGTGGGATAAAGTTATTGGAAAACATAGCGTGAATGCGGTGTTGGGTTACTCCTGGCAGGAAAATGTAAACGGTGATGGCTTCCAGGTAACTACGTATAACTTCCCTGTCGACAATATAGGATACCAAAATCTGGCCTTAAGCAATCCGTATGCTTATTCAACCCGTATTGGATTGGGAGCAGATGGTATTTATCAAAAGATCAGGTTGATCTCGGATTTTGCCCGGTTGAAATACAATTACAATGACAAGTATTTTTTACAGGCATCATTAAGAAGGGATGGCAGCTCTGTATTTGGTGCAAATCATCAATGGGGGTATTTTCCTTCAGTGGCTGCAGCCTGGCGCATAAGCGAAGAAAATTTTATGAAATCGCAAGATTTGTTTAGCGATCTGAAATTGCGGGCAAGTTATGGTGTTACCGGTAACGCCTTTGGTTTCGGCGCTTATACGGCACAATTCATAATGGGACCCCAGGGTACTTATTATTATAATGGCGCACAGGCCGCAGCATATGGCCCCATTGCAGCTGCTAATCCCGATCTGAAATGGGAGCAAATTGCTACCTCCAATATAGGTGTAGACTTCACTTTGCTGAAGGGTAAGCTGGGTGGTTCAATTGATGTATATAAAAAGCGAACAACCGATATGATCTATAAGTACAATGTCGATCCTATTCTGGTTCCTGTTGGTTCTATCGTTGCAAACGGTGGCATCATGGATAATAAAGGGATCGAACTGGCGCTCAGTGGTACTATTGTTTCAAACAGTAAGTTTACCTGGACGAGCAATTTGAACCTGGCGCACAATGACAACAAGATCGTCAGTTTAAAGAGTCCCCTGTTTCCGGGTGGCGACTCACTGGCTGTAGGTTTTCCTGAAGGCGGCGGTCAGTCGGGTGCTTCGCTCCAACTGTTAAAAGAAGGACATCCGCTTGGTCAATTCTATTCCCTGGATTATCAAGGTAAGAACGCTGCTGGTATCTCCCAATATTTGGCCCAGGATGGAAAAACACTGACCACCAATCCGCTGCGTGGAACTGATTATCATTACCTCGGAAATGCGCAACCTAAATTGTTACTGGGTTGGACCAATAACTTTAAATACCAGGATTTTGACCTGAACATTGCCTTCCGTGGTGTATTCGGCAACAAGATCTTCAACGCTACCCGTGCAGACCTGTTTCGCCCCAGTACCGCGCAATACACCAATATTCTGGTTGATGCAGCTGGCGAATCAACCGCCGATATTAATGCCTACAAATATTCTTCCCGCTTTATTGAAAGTGGAAGTTATGTACGCCTCGATAATGCCACTTTGGGTTACAACATGAAACATCTGGGGCCTTATATTAAATCCCTCAGACTGTATTTGACCGGAAACAATTTGTTTGTAATCACAAAATTCAAAGGGGTAGATCCTGAGGTGAACCAGGGTGGTATAGCGCCGGGTATCGATTACAACAATTTTTATCCAAAAACCCGTACGCTCTTATTTGGAGCAAACATCTCCTTTTAA
- a CDS encoding CvpA family protein, producing the protein MNLIDFLLLLIVAYGMWDGWQKGFIVELLYLMGLIVSIAVTFLFYPYPTIFINKYIPALGSWALPLAFIITYVLMRVITNVLINKTLYRIPVEAHGRWDNKMLGLIPGFVNGVTHAVIVAALLLALPISNNISNTTRQSRFVVMLSVPAELIETKLSLVFTEVERTMNRLTVKPGSNETVILPFKVMAPPPRPDLETLMLSWVNAERIKAGLNTLKLDRELTEVGRKHSIDMFQRGYFSHVSPDGKGPFDRMKEDRVQFTNAGENIALAPTLDIAHNGLMHSPGHRANILRPEFGRLGIGIVDGGKYGLMISQEFRN; encoded by the coding sequence ATGAATCTGATCGATTTTCTGCTACTGTTAATAGTAGCCTATGGTATGTGGGATGGCTGGCAAAAAGGTTTTATCGTGGAACTATTGTACCTGATGGGCCTTATTGTAAGCATTGCAGTAACCTTTTTATTTTATCCTTACCCTACTATTTTTATCAACAAATATATTCCTGCACTCGGCTCCTGGGCATTGCCGCTGGCTTTTATAATTACATATGTACTAATGCGGGTAATTACAAATGTGCTTATCAATAAAACATTGTACAGAATTCCGGTGGAGGCGCATGGCCGCTGGGATAACAAGATGCTGGGTTTAATACCCGGTTTTGTAAATGGTGTTACCCATGCAGTAATTGTGGCTGCCCTGTTGCTGGCCCTGCCCATCAGTAATAACATCTCCAACACAACCCGCCAAAGCCGCTTTGTAGTTATGTTGTCGGTGCCGGCCGAGTTGATAGAAACCAAATTATCGCTGGTATTTACTGAAGTGGAAAGAACCATGAACCGGTTAACGGTAAAGCCCGGTTCCAATGAAACGGTCATCCTTCCCTTTAAAGTGATGGCGCCGCCACCCCGGCCCGATCTGGAAACACTGATGTTGAGCTGGGTAAATGCCGAGCGGATAAAAGCGGGCTTGAATACCCTGAAACTGGATCGGGAATTAACCGAGGTTGGCCGCAAGCATTCGATCGATATGTTTCAACGAGGTTATTTTTCACACGTGTCGCCCGACGGGAAAGGACCCTTTGACCGCATGAAAGAGGATAGGGTGCAATTCACCAATGCCGGGGAGAACATTGCACTGGCGCCCACCTTGGATATTGCACATAATGGATTAATGCATTCGCCGGGGCACCGCGCTAACATCCTCCGGCCCGAATTTGGCCGTTTGGGTATTGGAATAGTAGATGGCGGTAAGTATGGGCTCATGATATCACAGGAATTCAGAAATTAG
- a CDS encoding RagB/SusD family nutrient uptake outer membrane protein, translated as MKKRLIYIVASLMAAGVMVSCHKVTVKATTELTPDVYPQDSASFISASGPAYVALRGNVAAEYFFQQTYSTDEGIMPARGGNWYDGGQNMEMHYHTWTRDNGYLNGNWYWLSTIIGVVNQELSILGKTQPAGTAKDRNLAELKMVRALAYYFMMDNWGNVPIDTVYGDFAPRDKSPRADVFNFIESEVKAAIPLLSTDVNASTYGRFTQYGAYALLAKMYLNAEYYIGTKKYNECIAACDNVINSNKYSITNRATYLQSFYPANGPLSAGSKDEFIFAIPYDPTFTNTFPFRSNNYHARYDVPRSMGKVAAGAGYNYFGIPYTPGAPASTLPEFYAYFNDAGDIRNKQWLVGKQTLPDGVTPLTITTTKAGYDAITYAGDNTPYTYQLDLTPNIVLRQSSTSFDCGNDEVAWNMGYRNIKFYPDATSATRDQNNDIPIFRYSDIILMKSEAILRGGTATLGATALSLANDLRAKRTTTAPWATITLDSIYNERSREFAWEAWHRNDMIRYGKYEGKWGFKTNADAYRRIFPIPTNAFAVNPKLTQNTGY; from the coding sequence ATGAAAAAAAGACTGATCTATATAGTTGCTTCTTTGATGGCTGCTGGCGTAATGGTTTCTTGTCATAAAGTAACCGTGAAAGCAACCACGGAATTGACGCCAGATGTATACCCACAGGATTCTGCTTCCTTTATCTCCGCTTCAGGGCCCGCCTATGTAGCATTGAGGGGTAATGTGGCTGCAGAATACTTCTTTCAGCAAACATACAGTACCGATGAGGGCATTATGCCTGCCCGGGGCGGTAACTGGTACGATGGCGGCCAGAACATGGAAATGCACTATCATACCTGGACAAGGGATAATGGGTATTTAAATGGCAACTGGTACTGGCTTTCTACCATTATTGGGGTAGTGAATCAGGAGTTATCTATCCTCGGTAAAACGCAGCCGGCAGGTACGGCCAAAGACAGGAACCTTGCCGAGCTGAAAATGGTGCGTGCCCTGGCTTATTATTTTATGATGGACAACTGGGGTAATGTACCCATCGATACGGTATATGGCGATTTTGCACCGCGTGATAAATCACCCCGGGCCGATGTCTTCAACTTTATTGAGAGTGAAGTAAAAGCAGCGATCCCTTTACTGAGCACCGACGTGAATGCTTCCACTTATGGCCGGTTCACGCAATACGGGGCCTATGCGCTGCTGGCCAAAATGTACCTGAATGCAGAGTATTATATTGGCACTAAAAAATACAACGAGTGTATTGCCGCCTGTGATAATGTTATCAATTCAAATAAATACAGCATAACCAACAGGGCCACTTATTTGCAGTCGTTTTATCCTGCTAACGGGCCGCTGTCCGCAGGAAGTAAGGATGAGTTCATTTTTGCCATTCCTTATGACCCTACGTTCACTAATACTTTTCCTTTCCGCAGCAACAACTACCATGCCCGGTACGATGTGCCACGGTCGATGGGTAAAGTGGCTGCAGGAGCAGGCTATAATTACTTTGGTATTCCTTACACACCGGGCGCCCCGGCAAGTACCCTGCCTGAGTTCTATGCTTACTTTAACGATGCTGGTGACATCCGCAACAAGCAGTGGCTGGTGGGCAAACAAACCCTGCCCGACGGCGTAACACCGCTTACGATCACTACCACCAAAGCGGGTTACGATGCCATTACCTATGCAGGAGATAACACCCCTTATACTTATCAGTTGGACCTGACGCCGAATATTGTATTGCGCCAAAGCTCCACTTCATTCGATTGCGGAAATGATGAAGTGGCCTGGAACATGGGATACCGTAATATCAAGTTTTACCCTGATGCCACTTCTGCCACCCGCGATCAGAATAATGATATTCCTATTTTCCGTTATTCAGACATCATATTGATGAAATCAGAGGCTATTTTGCGTGGCGGCACGGCTACACTTGGAGCAACCGCTTTATCGCTGGCTAATGATCTGCGGGCAAAACGTACCACAACGGCGCCATGGGCAACCATTACGCTGGATAGCATTTACAACGAACGCAGCCGTGAGTTTGCCTGGGAAGCCTGGCACCGGAATGACATGATCAGGTACGGTAAATATGAAGGCAAATGGGGTTTCAAAACAAACGCAGATGCGTATCGCAGAATATTCCCGATCCCAACCAATGCGTTTGCAGTTAACCCTAAACTGACACAGAACACAGGTTATTGA
- a CDS encoding GH92 family glycosyl hydrolase has protein sequence MNLKLVLLLITCLPVTIYSQDLTRYVQPLAGTASSTTTAAQKHSEAGSEKNANTIPAVGMPFGMTQWTPQTRATETKCIPPYFYKDSLINGFRGTHWISGSCMQDYGSVAIMPITGPLKTQNFATPFSHDQEITAPDYYKVTLPAYDCITEITATARCGMMQFTLQHDDSLYLLVIPNSDRGESAVYIDAAKGEVWGYNPAHRIYQGWGNKTGFSGYFYLQFEKIPVHAGSFQEGNIMAIDSVRNQKNSGVFAGFKLKKGEQLRIRIGTSFSSVAEARKNLLAEITTWNFASVQSNAKKAWQQALSQIQVQGDNEKDKRVFYTALYHAFQHPRLFSDVSGAYPSFASGLPVRKLANGQYYDDFSMWDIYRAQLPLLQILQPERINQLVSSLILKGQQGRWLPIFPCWNSYTAAMVGDHATAFIASSYTKGIRGYDVNEAYRLMRQNAFDIPNNEDYTNGKGRRALPSYLQYGYIPMEDSVPEAFHKKEQVSRTLEYAYDDYALSMVAKGLNKTADYTALHKRALNYRNVFDSRVALVRGRYADGHWYEPFNADKREPYITEGTPRQYTFYVPQDVAGLARLMGSHKALETALDTLFAKNEYWHGNEPGHQIPFMYNYTAAPWKTQQVVRQILNEEYSDGPGGLSGNDDAGQMSAWYVFAAIGMYPLDPVSGEHLLCSPIFDKITLQLPGNKKLQIVCHKQASGDSYIQQTKLNGNPYQKNYINYTEIMKGGVLDIYLQAKPSDWGSTINARPANKF, from the coding sequence ATGAACTTAAAACTAGTTTTACTACTTATAACCTGTTTGCCTGTAACTATCTATAGCCAGGATCTAACCAGATATGTTCAACCGTTGGCCGGAACTGCCTCCTCCACAACAACTGCTGCACAAAAACACAGCGAAGCGGGTTCAGAAAAAAATGCCAATACCATTCCCGCAGTAGGCATGCCCTTCGGCATGACACAATGGACGCCCCAAACCCGGGCAACAGAAACGAAATGTATTCCCCCTTATTTTTATAAAGACAGTCTCATAAATGGCTTTCGCGGTACTCACTGGATCAGCGGTTCCTGTATGCAGGACTATGGCAGCGTAGCTATAATGCCCATTACGGGGCCATTAAAAACACAGAATTTTGCTACCCCCTTTTCGCATGACCAGGAAATTACCGCCCCTGATTATTATAAAGTAACATTACCCGCCTATGATTGCATCACGGAAATAACCGCCACTGCCCGTTGTGGCATGATGCAATTCACCCTGCAACACGATGATAGTTTATACCTGCTGGTTATCCCCAACAGTGACCGGGGCGAAAGTGCTGTGTATATCGATGCTGCAAAAGGTGAAGTGTGGGGCTATAATCCCGCCCATCGGATTTACCAGGGCTGGGGTAACAAAACCGGGTTTAGTGGATATTTCTATTTACAGTTTGAAAAAATACCGGTACATGCCGGTTCCTTCCAGGAAGGAAATATAATGGCGATTGACAGTGTGCGCAATCAAAAGAACAGCGGCGTGTTTGCCGGCTTTAAATTAAAAAAAGGTGAACAGCTGCGCATTCGCATAGGCACTTCTTTCAGCAGTGTGGCCGAAGCCAGAAAGAATTTACTGGCGGAGATCACCACCTGGAATTTTGCATCGGTTCAATCCAATGCTAAAAAAGCCTGGCAACAGGCATTATCGCAAATACAGGTGCAGGGCGATAATGAGAAGGATAAAAGGGTCTTTTATACCGCACTATATCACGCTTTTCAACATCCGCGCCTGTTCAGCGATGTAAGCGGCGCTTACCCTTCGTTTGCCAGCGGATTGCCTGTTCGTAAGTTAGCTAATGGGCAGTACTACGATGATTTTTCCATGTGGGATATTTATCGCGCTCAGTTACCCTTATTACAGATCTTACAACCGGAAAGGATAAATCAATTGGTATCGTCCCTGATCTTAAAAGGCCAGCAAGGCAGGTGGTTGCCAATTTTCCCCTGCTGGAACAGCTATACCGCCGCCATGGTGGGAGATCATGCTACTGCATTTATTGCATCGAGCTATACAAAAGGCATTCGTGGTTATGATGTAAACGAAGCGTACCGGCTGATGCGGCAAAACGCATTCGATATACCCAATAACGAAGATTATACCAACGGAAAAGGGCGCCGGGCCCTGCCCTCGTACCTGCAATATGGATATATACCTATGGAAGACAGTGTGCCCGAAGCCTTTCATAAAAAAGAACAGGTGAGCCGTACCCTGGAATATGCTTACGATGATTATGCGCTGTCCATGGTAGCCAAAGGACTGAATAAAACAGCAGATTATACGGCGCTTCACAAGCGGGCGCTTAATTATCGCAACGTGTTTGATAGCAGGGTAGCGCTGGTGCGCGGCAGATATGCCGATGGTCACTGGTATGAACCCTTTAATGCCGACAAACGCGAGCCCTATATTACGGAAGGAACACCGCGGCAGTATACGTTTTATGTTCCACAGGATGTGGCGGGGCTGGCCCGCCTGATGGGTAGCCATAAAGCACTGGAAACTGCACTGGACACTTTATTTGCCAAAAACGAATACTGGCATGGTAATGAACCCGGGCACCAGATCCCGTTTATGTATAATTACACCGCTGCGCCCTGGAAAACGCAACAGGTTGTACGGCAGATCCTGAACGAAGAATACAGCGATGGACCTGGCGGATTAAGCGGCAACGACGATGCCGGACAAATGAGCGCCTGGTATGTATTCGCGGCTATTGGCATGTACCCCCTCGATCCGGTTTCGGGTGAGCATTTACTTTGTTCACCAATCTTCGACAAAATTACCCTGCAATTACCCGGTAATAAAAAACTGCAGATCGTTTGCCACAAACAAGCATCAGGCGATAGCTATATTCAACAAACAAAACTGAATGGCAACCCCTATCAAAAGAATTACATCAACTATACCGAAATTATGAAGGGCGGCGTGCTGGATATTTATCTACAGGCGAAACCATCTGACTGGGGTAGCACCATAAATGCCAGGCCGGCTAATAAGTTTTAG